One segment of Purpureocillium takamizusanense chromosome 7, complete sequence DNA contains the following:
- the ASK1 gene encoding DASH complex subunit ask1 (COG:S~EggNog:ENOG503P0J4) codes for MARPSVAARNLSLTEELEKLEQSITLTLQEIDHNFSKAHRIVTTSILPLVEQYGEHSRAVWDASKFWKQFFEASANVSLSGYEELANDDGSSAAGDSTAMRDDTSSVYTAQPQDDDDDDNATRTTTPAEQSTLHGDESLLDDAELTGSTPRPPATKTIRAQLSPLESPYEALKREMANEEDAGATTVLEDDDDDDDDVGEDSTVLFAQRTARLPDMSMTPGGLGARDDRTLEQSTQRQKDPLLHRVLDKNYRLQATPHKPAYRISPLKKATGDAGGKGKAAAGPSWRDDSPMSSPEMAVPTLRSEAFMSPFKSNARQRLAAATATSQRGPRTPGVSVQTPGTARKTRDALAGDTEGGGGGRKPKYEIDWESDGDDEDGDLYAGMSPPKTIQFALPPSKLLQTPAREASRRIVDDILIDAGADPESSEYSPTMVKMNEDILNDSF; via the exons ATGGCCCGGCCgagcgtcgcggcgcgcaaCCTGTCGCTGACGGAAGAGCTCGAGAAGCTGGAGCAGTCCATCACGCTGACGCTGCAAG AAATCGACCACAACTTTAGCAAAGCCCACCGAATCGTGACGACGAGCATACTGCCGCTGGTGGAGCAATATGGCGAGCACTCGCGCGCCGTCTGGGACGCGTCCAAG TTTTGGAAGCAATTCTTCGAGGCATCCGCCAACGTGTCGCTCTCTGGctacgaggagctcgccaacgacgatgggtcctcggcggccggggaCAGCACGGCGATGAGAGACGACACGTCGTCAGTCTACACGGCACAGCCccaggatgatgatgatgacgacaacGCGACGCGCACGACGACACCCGCGGAGCAGTCGACGCTGCACGGCGATGAGTCCCTGTTGGACGACGCGGAACTTACGGGGAGCACGCCTCGTCCACCGGCGACCAAGACGATCCGCGCGCAGCTGTCGCCGCTCGAGTCGCCGTACGAGGCCTTGAAGCGGGAGATGGCcaacgaggaggacgccggcgcgacgacggtgctggaagacgacgacgacgatgacgacgacgtcggggAGGACTCGACGGTGCTGTTCGCCCAGCGTACGGCGCGTCTGCCGGACATGTCCATGACGCCAGGGGGGCTGGGCGCCCGCGATGACAGGACGCTGGAGCAGTCGACGCAGAGGCAGAAAGATCCGCTCCTCCACCGCGTGCTCGACAAGAACTACCGCTTGCAGGCGACGCCGCACAAGCCCGCGTACCGCATCTCGCCGCTGAAAAAGGCTAcgggcgatgccggcggcaaggggaaagcggcggcggggccctCGTGGCGCGACGACTcgcccatgtcgtcgcccgagatgGCGGTCCCGACGCTGCGAAGCGAGGCCTTCATGTCCCCTTTCAAGAGCAacgcgcggcagcggctggcggccgcgacggcaacgtCACAGCGCgggccgaggacgcccgGCGTCAGCGTGCAGacgccggggacggcgaggaagacgcgGGACGCGTTGGCGGGCGATacagagggcggcggcggcgggcgcaagcCAAAGTACGAGATTGACTGggagagcgacggcgacgacgaggacggtgaTCTCTACGCGGGGATGAGCCCGCCCAAGACTATTCAGtttgcgctgccgccgtcgaagcTGCTGCAGACGCCAG CCCGGGAGGCGAGCAGGAggatcgtcgacgacattcTCATTGACGCGGGGGCGGACCCGGAGTCGTCCGAGTACAGCCCGACAATGGTCAAGATGAACGAGGACATTCTCAACGACAGCTTCTGA